The Fructilactobacillus ixorae genome has a window encoding:
- the cydC gene encoding thiol reductant ABC exporter subunit CydC — MSTKWQQDQWVRPNLKQYQKLLALVFFLGVLTILCGVGLMFVAGYLISKTATHPYNILLVYVPVLLTRAFGIGRPVFKYLERINSHNWVLKVTSSLRQHLYVTLESSALFLRERFQSGKLLGFLDDDIDHLENFYLRTIFPMVVAYLTGILILLGLSIVSWPYALIMFGLFSVILLVIPYFSQAIQGATRVRQRARVQDSYQRLLDATMGISDWMISGRETEFLDQVQKQDQPVARLKHTADRFDWNRDLLVKGLFGLMIVVTIGWADLTLTGHQATANYAAAFTLGIFPLMDAFSMVPQAAEEGPMYEESLQRLNDLSRQVPTSSAVAQKLPQPTDFHKLQFADVSFRYNPSEAAIIQHVSFTVPAGQSLAIIGPSGVGKTTLLELLTGSLVPTQGQVWFNQTPARDLQPVADQWFSVLDQQPFLFNTTMMNNVRIGNEHATDADVKKAIQAVGLADLVATLPNGLETVVSENGTRLSGGQRQRLALARILLQDNPVVVLDEPTVGLDPITEHQLMTTINRVLAGKTMIWVTHHLQGLAHVNQIIFLEHGTLQMQGKPAELYQHNARYRNLYRMDRGDPTL, encoded by the coding sequence ATGTCGACTAAGTGGCAACAAGATCAGTGGGTTCGCCCCAATTTAAAGCAATATCAAAAACTACTTGCTCTGGTTTTTTTCTTGGGTGTCCTGACCATTTTGTGTGGGGTCGGCCTCATGTTTGTGGCGGGTTATCTAATTAGTAAAACTGCGACCCACCCCTATAACATCTTGCTAGTTTACGTGCCGGTGTTGTTAACCCGGGCGTTTGGGATTGGTCGACCGGTGTTTAAATATTTAGAACGGATTAACAGCCATAATTGGGTGTTGAAGGTGACTTCAAGTTTGCGCCAACACCTCTATGTTACCCTAGAAAGCTCAGCGTTGTTTTTGCGTGAACGGTTTCAATCCGGGAAGTTGTTAGGTTTTTTAGACGACGACATTGACCACTTGGAAAACTTTTACTTACGTACCATTTTTCCGATGGTGGTGGCCTACCTCACTGGAATTTTGATTTTACTGGGATTAAGCATCGTGAGCTGGCCCTATGCCCTCATCATGTTCGGATTGTTTAGCGTGATTTTACTGGTAATTCCTTATTTTTCCCAAGCAATTCAAGGAGCTACCCGCGTGCGCCAGCGGGCTCGCGTGCAGGATTCCTATCAACGATTGCTGGATGCGACCATGGGAATCTCCGACTGGATGATTTCTGGTCGGGAAACGGAGTTCTTGGATCAGGTGCAAAAGCAGGACCAACCAGTTGCGCGGTTGAAGCACACGGCCGATCGGTTTGACTGGAATCGGGATCTGCTGGTGAAGGGACTGTTTGGGCTAATGATTGTGGTGACGATTGGTTGGGCGGACCTAACCCTGACCGGGCATCAAGCCACTGCCAACTACGCAGCTGCCTTTACGCTCGGCATTTTTCCGCTCATGGATGCCTTTAGCATGGTTCCCCAAGCAGCGGAAGAGGGACCCATGTACGAAGAGTCGTTACAACGTTTAAACGATTTATCCCGTCAGGTACCAACTTCATCGGCGGTTGCCCAGAAACTGCCCCAGCCCACGGACTTTCACAAGTTGCAGTTTGCAGACGTTAGTTTTCGTTATAATCCTAGCGAAGCGGCCATTATTCAGCACGTTTCGTTTACCGTACCAGCCGGCCAGTCCCTGGCAATCATTGGACCGAGTGGGGTCGGGAAAACGACGCTCTTAGAGTTATTAACCGGTAGCTTAGTTCCAACGCAGGGGCAGGTCTGGTTTAATCAGACGCCAGCCAGGGACCTACAACCGGTCGCGGACCAGTGGTTTAGTGTGTTAGATCAACAACCCTTTTTATTTAATACAACCATGATGAACAACGTCCGGATTGGGAATGAACACGCCACTGATGCAGACGTAAAAAAAGCCATTCAGGCAGTGGGGCTGGCGGACCTAGTCGCAACCCTTCCGAATGGCTTGGAAACAGTTGTAAGTGAAAATGGAACCCGGTTATCCGGGGGCCAACGACAACGCCTGGCGCTCGCCCGTATTCTGTTGCAGGATAACCCGGTCGTGGTGTTAGACGAACCAACCGTGGGGCTCGACCCCATCACAGAACACCAACTAATGACGACCATTAATCGGGTCCTTGCTGGCAAAACCATGATTTGGGTCACCCATCACCTTCAGGGTTTAGCTCACGTTAACCAAATCATTTTTCTCGAACATGGCACCCTCCAGATGCAGGGAAAACCCGCCGAATTATACCAGCACAACGCTCGTTACCGGAACTTGTACCGTATGGATCGGGGCGACCCAACCTTATAG
- the cydB gene encoding cytochrome d ubiquinol oxidase subunit II, with protein sequence MSFLQLLWYAVIGLLFAVFLVLDGADLGIGMATRLLAFNYDERQQLLRTIGPHWDGNEVFLITAGGAMFASMPMWYASLFSGFYLLLFLVLIALIFRGVSFEFAENAETKRGRNAWMWTNFWGSFFTAFLLGMLFTAMIQAVPMDAHGDIFASFGDVVNPLSLLGGVALTALCLYQGLHYATLRTSGLMRYHAATLCGNLYWAAYPVEVLFALALYLQTDFFVTHPVATILFLVMIVLSTLVGHLATLRDYEWTAYLASTITLSAVVALIFVGLFPNVLIARNPAHTLTIVKASATPYTLGVMTIVLCVLLPIVIAYFTWSYVSQWHRVSLQEVQAEEAGY encoded by the coding sequence ATGAGTTTTTTACAACTATTGTGGTACGCCGTCATTGGCCTACTCTTTGCCGTTTTTCTCGTTTTAGATGGAGCCGACCTGGGCATTGGCATGGCCACCCGGTTGTTGGCCTTTAACTACGATGAACGACAACAGTTATTACGGACAATCGGACCCCATTGGGATGGCAACGAAGTGTTTCTGATCACCGCAGGGGGAGCCATGTTTGCCTCGATGCCCATGTGGTATGCGAGTCTCTTCTCCGGCTTTTACCTGTTACTCTTTTTAGTGTTAATCGCGCTGATTTTTCGGGGCGTGTCCTTTGAATTTGCTGAAAATGCTGAAACTAAACGGGGACGCAACGCCTGGATGTGGACGAACTTCTGGGGGAGCTTTTTCACGGCCTTTCTCCTCGGGATGCTATTTACCGCGATGATTCAAGCCGTGCCAATGGATGCGCATGGTGATATCTTTGCCAGTTTTGGTGACGTCGTTAATCCGTTGTCGTTACTTGGGGGCGTGGCGCTCACCGCACTGTGTCTCTACCAAGGGTTACACTACGCAACGTTGCGAACATCAGGACTAATGCGGTATCACGCCGCCACGTTATGTGGTAATTTGTATTGGGCAGCTTATCCAGTGGAAGTCCTGTTTGCGTTGGCCCTCTACCTGCAAACGGATTTCTTTGTCACCCATCCGGTGGCCACGATCCTATTTCTAGTGATGATCGTCTTGTCCACGTTAGTGGGGCACTTAGCAACGCTCCGTGACTACGAATGGACGGCGTACTTAGCCAGTACGATTACCCTGAGTGCCGTAGTGGCGCTCATCTTCGTGGGCCTGTTCCCAAACGTATTAATCGCAAGGAATCCCGCCCACACCTTGACCATCGTCAAGGCCTCGGCCACGCCGTACACGTTAGGCGTCATGACCATCGTGCTCTGTGTGTTACTCCCAATCGTGATTGCGTACTTTACGTGGAGTTACGTGTCACAGTGGCACCGGGTTTCGTTACAAGAAGTGCAAGCAGAGGAAGCTGGTTATTAG
- a CDS encoding AEC family transporter: MTAFLTSLSSVGEIVLVIALGYWLRKSGRLGDTFKGSISYIIMNIALPVSIFMSVVTNLNRDKLISLSSGLLYVFISFFLGYLVAIAMVYLFKIRKGRRGTFVNMVVNANTIFIGMPLNMALFGDKGLPYFLLYYLMNTISTWAIGIFFISADDPTKTKADRGSAKFNWKKLLPAPLIGFLVALVWLILGLPITFIVEPPAFPMLGKTFTMIGGLVTPLSLIYIGIILADAGLNSIHFDRDTILALAGRFVLAPAIMIGVLMAFTGLGASVPSAELSTFVIQSAAPGLAVLPILVGNAHGDVDYATNVVVTSTVLFVVVVPILMEIITFL; the protein is encoded by the coding sequence ATGACAGCGTTTTTAACTTCATTGTCAAGTGTCGGTGAAATCGTCCTCGTTATTGCCTTAGGTTACTGGTTACGGAAATCGGGCCGATTAGGCGACACTTTTAAAGGCAGCATTTCATACATTATTATGAACATTGCGCTACCAGTTTCGATTTTTATGTCCGTGGTTACTAATTTAAACCGGGATAAGTTGATTAGTCTGTCCAGTGGGTTGCTGTACGTCTTCATCAGTTTTTTCCTCGGTTATCTAGTTGCCATCGCCATGGTTTATCTATTCAAGATTCGCAAGGGACGGCGGGGAACGTTCGTTAACATGGTGGTGAATGCGAACACCATCTTCATCGGAATGCCACTAAACATGGCTTTGTTCGGTGATAAAGGGTTACCATACTTCCTGCTGTACTACCTGATGAACACGATTTCAACCTGGGCCATCGGAATCTTCTTTATCTCTGCTGATGATCCAACGAAGACCAAGGCCGATCGTGGGTCGGCGAAGTTTAACTGGAAAAAGTTACTGCCTGCGCCGTTGATTGGATTCTTAGTGGCTCTCGTTTGGTTGATTTTGGGCTTACCAATTACATTCATCGTGGAACCACCTGCTTTCCCAATGCTCGGGAAGACGTTCACGATGATTGGTGGCTTAGTAACACCACTGTCCTTGATTTACATTGGGATTATTCTGGCCGATGCCGGCTTGAATTCTATCCACTTTGACCGGGATACCATTCTGGCCCTCGCTGGTCGGTTTGTCCTTGCTCCCGCTATCATGATTGGGGTGTTAATGGCCTTTACTGGATTGGGGGCCAGCGTTCCGAGTGCAGAATTGAGTACTTTTGTGATTCAATCTGCCGCTCCTGGACTTGCTGTGCTTCCAATCTTAGTTGGAAACGCGCATGGAGACGTCGATTACGCTACGAATGTAGTTGTTACCAGTACCGTTCTCTTCGTGGTTGTAGTTCCAATTTTAATGGAAATCATTACGTTCCTATAA
- a CDS encoding HD domain-containing protein → MMKRRLAHVQAYVQAEMAADHTGHDVAHVNRVVSLARQLLQTEPANEEPTLVIAYLHDVGDEKLTETPAQKRQEVSAKLQEWGYPPALVMKIMADIAHLSFAKNLEHPYHLDRAGQIAQDADRLDALGPIAIARTFAYGAIHDLPMYAPENEPAVLSTKQAYRQARDTFHHYQARSERVVAQLNTPTARRLAAPRMAATRRFLARFRIEWQGGA, encoded by the coding sequence ATGATGAAACGTCGCTTAGCACACGTCCAAGCTTACGTGCAAGCAGAGATGGCTGCGGATCACACGGGGCATGATGTAGCCCACGTAAATCGGGTCGTTAGCCTTGCCCGGCAGTTGTTACAGACGGAACCCGCAAATGAGGAACCAACCCTCGTTATTGCCTATTTGCACGACGTGGGCGATGAAAAGTTGACGGAGACCCCTGCTCAAAAACGGCAGGAAGTCAGTGCTAAGTTACAAGAGTGGGGTTATCCGCCGGCTCTCGTTATGAAGATCATGGCAGATATTGCTCACCTGTCGTTTGCTAAGAACTTAGAGCATCCCTATCACTTGGATCGAGCCGGGCAAATTGCTCAGGATGCCGACCGCTTGGATGCCTTAGGTCCAATTGCGATTGCACGGACCTTTGCCTACGGGGCCATTCATGACTTGCCGATGTATGCTCCAGAAAATGAGCCAGCAGTGCTCAGCACGAAACAAGCATATCGACAGGCTCGGGATACCTTCCACCACTATCAAGCCCGATCAGAACGAGTAGTTGCCCAGTTAAATACCCCAACGGCCCGCCGGTTAGCTGCCCCACGAATGGCAGCAACCCGGCGGTTTTTGGCGCGGTTTAGGATTGAGTGGCAGGGAGGTGCCTAA
- a CDS encoding polyprenyl synthetase family protein has translation MDKHILALPPHLRADLQAVEQQLLNLQVTSPVHQAAIQALVTGNGKMLRATFVILASTWGQTSPARQRVIKAAAAVEIIHLASLVHDDVIDDATLRRGQPTLSARFGQQTAIYLGDFLFTKYFELLLSYSTDFANLQSCVTAMKAVLAGEIQQTELNFNLQRTEAEYLQSVQGKTNELFRLSFGQGAKLANATTAVVETAEALGNQIGFAFQILNDLGDFAIDPQTGVPRLHDVQEGTYTLPIIKTLASDRGAELSALLKKDHLETGDLVTIVQLVKASGGLAAARAEGERYLNQAEQLLHELPANDSTRLLMRLLHHVFAQL, from the coding sequence ATGGATAAACACATTCTCGCTCTACCACCCCACCTACGGGCCGATCTGCAGGCGGTGGAACAACAACTACTCAACCTTCAGGTCACTAGTCCCGTGCACCAAGCCGCGATTCAAGCTCTCGTAACGGGCAACGGTAAGATGCTCCGGGCCACCTTTGTCATCCTAGCGAGCACCTGGGGGCAAACCTCGCCCGCCCGGCAGCGCGTAATCAAGGCCGCGGCAGCTGTCGAGATCATCCACCTGGCCTCCCTCGTTCATGATGACGTGATCGATGACGCCACCCTGCGGCGGGGTCAACCGACGCTAAGTGCCCGGTTTGGCCAGCAAACCGCGATTTACCTCGGTGATTTTCTGTTCACAAAGTACTTTGAACTGTTACTTAGTTATTCAACGGACTTTGCAAACCTGCAGTCCTGTGTGACCGCAATGAAGGCCGTGCTCGCCGGCGAAATCCAGCAGACCGAACTGAACTTTAACCTGCAGCGGACGGAAGCCGAATACCTACAGTCCGTGCAGGGGAAAACGAACGAACTATTCCGCCTCAGTTTTGGCCAGGGAGCCAAACTAGCCAATGCCACTACCGCCGTCGTAGAGACCGCCGAAGCGCTAGGAAATCAGATTGGGTTTGCCTTCCAGATTCTCAACGATCTGGGTGACTTTGCCATTGACCCTCAAACCGGAGTTCCCCGCCTTCACGACGTGCAAGAGGGGACCTACACCCTCCCCATCATTAAAACCCTTGCCAGCGACCGGGGAGCCGAACTCTCCGCCCTCCTAAAAAAAGACCACCTGGAAACAGGTGATCTAGTAACAATTGTTCAATTAGTGAAAGCCAGCGGAGGCCTTGCTGCTGCGCGAGCTGAGGGGGAACGCTACCTCAACCAGGCCGAACAGCTCCTCCACGAATTACCTGCTAACGACAGTACTCGCTTACTGATGCGGCTCTTACACCACGTGTTTGCACAACTATAA
- a CDS encoding NAD(P)/FAD-dependent oxidoreductase: MKKVLVLGAGYAGLRACKRLAKSKQDLEVTLVDRTPYHYDATQLYRVAAGSISAAKIMFRIPDLISPKIKFIQDEVQLINGEQNTVTLAEHGEIGYDYLFNGLGFEPETFNTPGAATTGLQISNIENSTRDAEALQTALEQYAQTKDSKFLRVVTVGGGFTSIELLGELVHMVPKWAKQYGFKRDDFQITCIAPDFLGMFNEKQATYAKRYLEKKGVRFMLGVTVNQVTDDGVFYGDDNQFIEAARVFWTAGVKGSDVIAASGYEERRNRVLVNDDMSLTAYPNQYLIGDVSAVQEPQSGRVYPTTAQISIYEASNAVANFENKLAGKPVVAFNYHSLGTVCSLGPYNAVADVALGGLSVKINGFPAAVLKNIIFKRSSYELSGLKMMLQS, from the coding sequence ATGAAAAAGGTGTTAGTCTTAGGGGCTGGCTACGCTGGGTTACGCGCCTGTAAACGCTTGGCAAAGAGTAAACAGGATCTAGAAGTGACCCTCGTTGACCGCACCCCATATCATTATGATGCGACCCAACTATATCGCGTTGCGGCTGGTAGCATTTCCGCGGCCAAGATCATGTTTCGGATTCCGGACCTGATTAGTCCTAAAATCAAGTTTATTCAAGATGAAGTCCAGTTGATCAATGGGGAGCAAAACACGGTTACGTTAGCCGAGCATGGCGAAATCGGGTATGACTACTTATTTAATGGGCTCGGGTTTGAACCCGAAACGTTTAACACGCCGGGCGCGGCGACCACTGGCTTGCAAATTAGTAACATTGAAAACTCCACTCGTGATGCCGAAGCGTTACAAACGGCTTTGGAACAGTATGCTCAAACCAAGGATTCCAAGTTTTTACGCGTAGTAACGGTCGGTGGAGGTTTTACCAGCATCGAACTGCTTGGTGAATTAGTACATATGGTTCCAAAGTGGGCCAAGCAGTATGGCTTTAAACGCGATGACTTTCAGATTACCTGTATCGCGCCAGATTTCTTAGGCATGTTTAACGAAAAACAAGCTACATATGCAAAACGATATTTAGAAAAAAAGGGCGTCCGGTTTATGTTGGGCGTTACGGTTAACCAGGTGACTGATGACGGGGTTTTCTATGGCGATGATAACCAGTTTATCGAAGCGGCCCGGGTCTTTTGGACAGCGGGGGTGAAGGGGAGCGATGTAATCGCAGCCTCTGGCTATGAGGAACGCCGGAACCGGGTGCTGGTTAACGATGACATGAGTTTGACGGCTTATCCGAATCAATACTTAATTGGAGACGTTTCCGCCGTCCAGGAACCGCAGTCGGGCCGGGTTTATCCCACGACTGCTCAGATTTCGATTTATGAAGCTAGCAACGCTGTGGCTAACTTTGAAAATAAACTAGCCGGAAAACCGGTCGTTGCGTTCAACTATCATTCATTAGGGACCGTTTGTTCACTGGGTCCTTACAACGCCGTAGCTGATGTTGCGCTCGGTGGTTTAAGTGTGAAAATTAACGGATTCCCAGCGGCAGTGTTGAAAAACATCATCTTTAAACGTAGTAGTTATGAACTATCTGGATTGAAAATGATGCTCCAAAGTTAA
- a CDS encoding HD domain-containing protein → MMTDKLTAVANFVQTTMAGDQSGHGYDHIERVVNLTRQLLAENPANGEIALTAAYLHDCFDEKLTSDPDAARARVTEQLTAIGYQPAAITAILAIIDHMSFAANLEHHQQLSPEGQLVQDADRLDALGAIGIARTFAYGAVHGYAMYDPQVRPRTNLTKANYRQPETTINHFYEKLFKLPEQMNTVTARRLGNERKQYMQEFVAEFKAEWNEL, encoded by the coding sequence ATGATGACAGATAAACTAACCGCCGTGGCTAATTTTGTCCAGACAACGATGGCCGGAGATCAATCCGGGCATGGTTATGATCACATTGAACGGGTGGTTAACCTAACGCGCCAGTTACTAGCCGAGAATCCGGCGAATGGTGAGATTGCGTTAACCGCTGCCTATTTGCACGATTGCTTTGACGAAAAATTAACTTCGGATCCCGATGCGGCGCGTGCGCGAGTCACGGAGCAGTTAACCGCCATTGGGTATCAACCAGCAGCAATTACAGCGATTCTAGCAATCATTGATCACATGTCATTTGCGGCTAACCTAGAGCATCACCAGCAGTTGAGTCCCGAAGGGCAACTGGTGCAGGATGCGGACCGCTTGGATGCCTTAGGAGCAATTGGGATTGCCCGCACCTTTGCGTATGGCGCCGTGCACGGCTATGCCATGTATGACCCCCAGGTTCGGCCCCGGACTAACCTGACGAAAGCCAACTACCGGCAACCCGAAACGACGATTAACCATTTTTATGAAAAGTTGTTTAAACTGCCAGAGCAAATGAACACGGTGACGGCTCGCCGCCTTGGCAACGAGCGCAAGCAGTACATGCAGGAGTTTGTGGCAGAGTTTAAGGCGGAATGGAACGAGCTGTAG
- the cydD gene encoding thiol reductant ABC exporter subunit CydD gives MFDQQLLSIPGIKPLIGKLSGLAVLQALAIVLEAVFLARALVLVWQRTKIADLIWPVLSFFVFFAFRYLITRIENQMTETFAARAVARLKSQLLHQEFRLGPRMVREIGSGHVVTLALEGLDQVQNYLNLIVIKTINLAILPWLIVAYIFYVNWLSGIILLVMFPVIILFMVILGLSAKAKSDRQYAEFKQMANVFVDSIRGLKTLKLFGLSKQYGSNIYRVSENYRKSTMSVLKVALLSTFALDFFTTISIAIVAVLLGQALISGTIGLLPALTILILCPDYFLPVRDYGDDYHATLDGKNALTEVNAILALPTPHSQISLTKFTNWTATSTLTTRDLSFRYTPDAAPALAHLNLTIHGYQNVGIIGKSGAGKSTLLNVLGGWLEPTKTPAALVVDGQAVDSLAQATWQKHISYIPQHPYLFAGTVAENVAFYKPDASEAELQRALQQAGLDQFVDSLPAGLATRIGEGGRGISGGQAQRIALARALLDQERTILLFDEPTAHLDLETEYELKQTMVSAFHHHLVLFSTHRLHWLSAMDYVLVMDQGQIVDQGTPAELQQHQGDYHALVNEIRGEHNVD, from the coding sequence ATGTTTGATCAACAGTTACTATCAATTCCCGGAATTAAACCATTGATTGGCAAATTAAGTGGACTAGCAGTCCTCCAGGCACTCGCAATCGTGCTAGAAGCCGTTTTTTTGGCACGGGCGTTAGTGTTAGTGTGGCAACGAACAAAGATAGCGGACCTAATTTGGCCAGTGCTATCTTTTTTTGTTTTTTTTGCCTTTCGGTACTTAATTACTCGAATTGAAAATCAGATGACGGAGACCTTTGCAGCACGAGCGGTAGCTCGGTTAAAAAGCCAGTTATTGCACCAGGAGTTCCGCCTCGGACCGCGGATGGTGAGGGAGATTGGCTCCGGCCACGTGGTGACGTTAGCGTTGGAAGGGTTAGATCAGGTCCAAAATTATTTAAATTTAATCGTGATAAAAACGATTAATCTCGCCATTTTGCCGTGGTTAATTGTGGCCTACATTTTCTATGTAAATTGGTTATCTGGGATCATTTTACTGGTGATGTTCCCAGTCATTATCCTGTTTATGGTGATTTTGGGCCTGTCCGCCAAAGCTAAATCCGACCGGCAGTATGCCGAATTTAAACAAATGGCGAACGTGTTTGTTGATAGCATTCGGGGCTTAAAGACCCTGAAATTATTTGGGTTGAGCAAGCAGTATGGTTCCAATATTTACCGCGTTAGTGAGAATTATCGTAAGAGCACGATGAGCGTGTTGAAAGTGGCGTTATTATCGACCTTTGCCCTTGATTTTTTCACCACGATTTCGATTGCAATCGTTGCGGTGTTGCTCGGGCAAGCTCTGATTAGTGGTACAATTGGTCTTCTGCCCGCGCTGACCATTTTAATTTTGTGTCCCGATTACTTCTTACCGGTCCGTGACTACGGTGACGATTACCACGCAACGCTCGATGGAAAGAATGCGTTGACCGAGGTGAACGCCATTTTGGCACTCCCGACGCCCCACAGTCAGATTTCCCTTACTAAGTTTACGAATTGGACGGCGACGAGTACTCTGACGACCCGGGACTTGAGCTTTCGATATACACCGGATGCTGCGCCGGCGCTTGCCCACCTCAACTTGACGATCCATGGGTATCAAAACGTTGGTATCATTGGGAAGTCCGGGGCGGGGAAGTCGACGCTGCTAAACGTGCTTGGCGGGTGGCTGGAACCCACGAAAACACCAGCAGCACTGGTTGTGGACGGCCAAGCAGTTGATAGTTTGGCGCAAGCGACCTGGCAAAAGCACATTAGTTACATTCCCCAACATCCGTATTTATTTGCGGGAACCGTCGCTGAGAACGTAGCCTTTTACAAACCGGATGCCAGTGAGGCCGAGTTACAACGCGCCCTTCAGCAAGCCGGGTTAGATCAGTTTGTGGACTCCCTTCCGGCCGGATTAGCAACGCGGATTGGTGAAGGTGGTCGGGGAATTAGTGGTGGGCAAGCCCAACGAATCGCCCTAGCTCGAGCGTTGTTAGATCAAGAGCGGACCATTTTGTTGTTCGATGAGCCCACGGCCCATCTCGACCTGGAAACGGAGTACGAATTAAAACAAACTATGGTGTCGGCCTTTCACCACCACCTCGTGTTATTTTCGACTCACCGACTCCACTGGCTGAGTGCCATGGATTATGTACTCGTGATGGATCAGGGTCAGATTGTGGACCAAGGGACACCGGCGGAATTACAGCAACATCAGGGGGATTACCATGCCCTGGTAAATGAGATTCGAGGTGAGCATAATGTCGACTAA
- a CDS encoding cytochrome ubiquinol oxidase subunit I → MLNVGMSVVSLARFQFAMTTIFHFFFVPMSIGLGLLVAIMETMYVIKKQPVYLTMTKFWGKLFLLSFAVGVVTGIIQEFQFGMNWSNYSRFMGDIFGAPLAIEALLAFFLESTFLGVWMFTWDKMKPVWHALMIWLVVIGSTLSALWILAANSFMQNPVGYKIDPKTGHAVMTDFWAIIKNQQLWYEFPHVIFGAFVTGSFIIAGASAWMLFRKKSPAFFRKSMRLALVIGLFGLVGSFLSGDSQMLYLTKNQPMKFAASEGEYQNAKSPAAWSVVQISNTKEKTATYRIEIPYMLDILTYHKPSGDITGMDQVNRELHQKYDKKFGKHMNYYPPVNALFYSFRIMVAGAGALGMLSLLGLWFSRKKKNTIMRQKWLLLLLSLATFGPFLINSCGWLVTELGRAPWVVYGLLPIADAVSPSTSATAVLFTIIVYFCLFSFLGIFMFLYAKQNLEKGPEAIDDTIQYDTEDPFSKEAFSK, encoded by the coding sequence ATGTTAAATGTTGGCATGAGCGTGGTTTCATTAGCGCGGTTCCAGTTCGCTATGACCACGATTTTTCACTTTTTCTTCGTACCAATGTCCATCGGTTTAGGATTACTGGTGGCAATCATGGAAACGATGTATGTAATTAAAAAGCAACCTGTGTACCTAACGATGACCAAATTCTGGGGGAAACTCTTTTTGCTGAGTTTTGCGGTTGGAGTGGTAACCGGAATCATTCAAGAATTTCAGTTTGGGATGAACTGGTCGAACTATTCCCGGTTCATGGGGGATATTTTCGGTGCGCCGCTTGCCATCGAAGCGTTACTGGCCTTTTTTTTAGAATCAACCTTCTTAGGGGTCTGGATGTTCACCTGGGACAAAATGAAACCGGTATGGCATGCCCTGATGATCTGGCTTGTGGTAATTGGATCCACGTTATCCGCCCTGTGGATTTTAGCGGCCAATAGTTTTATGCAGAACCCGGTCGGATACAAAATTGACCCGAAAACGGGCCACGCGGTAATGACGGATTTTTGGGCCATCATTAAGAACCAACAACTGTGGTACGAATTTCCCCACGTAATCTTTGGGGCCTTTGTAACGGGGAGCTTTATTATCGCGGGAGCCTCTGCGTGGATGCTCTTTCGTAAAAAGTCCCCGGCATTCTTCCGCAAATCAATGCGGTTAGCCCTCGTAATCGGGTTATTCGGGTTAGTTGGAAGCTTCCTATCTGGTGATAGCCAGATGCTGTACCTGACGAAAAACCAGCCGATGAAGTTTGCGGCGTCCGAAGGGGAATACCAGAACGCCAAGAGTCCGGCGGCGTGGAGCGTGGTCCAAATTTCCAACACCAAGGAAAAGACCGCTACATATCGAATTGAGATTCCCTACATGTTAGATATTTTGACCTACCATAAACCGAGTGGAGATATCACCGGGATGGATCAGGTTAACCGGGAACTCCATCAAAAGTATGATAAGAAGTTTGGAAAGCACATGAATTATTACCCGCCCGTTAACGCGTTGTTCTATTCCTTCCGAATCATGGTAGCCGGTGCAGGAGCACTAGGGATGCTGTCATTGCTAGGGCTCTGGTTCTCACGGAAGAAAAAGAATACCATTATGCGGCAAAAATGGCTTCTACTGTTACTGAGTCTTGCCACCTTTGGACCGTTTCTCATTAACAGTTGTGGTTGGCTAGTAACCGAACTAGGGCGGGCCCCCTGGGTTGTGTACGGGCTCTTACCCATCGCCGATGCGGTTTCGCCTAGTACTAGTGCAACGGCCGTGCTCTTTACCATCATTGTGTACTTCTGCCTTTTCTCCTTCCTAGGGATTTTCATGTTTCTGTATGCCAAGCAAAACCTGGAAAAGGGACCGGAAGCAATTGATGACACGATTCAATACGATACGGAAGATCCGTTTTCAAAGGAGGCCTTTAGCAAATGA